A genomic stretch from Cyprinus carpio isolate SPL01 chromosome A12, ASM1834038v1, whole genome shotgun sequence includes:
- the LOC122147091 gene encoding MBT domain-containing protein 1-like, which produces MENPRDMAEHTPRSERKRRDSFGMFDGYDSCSEDSSSSSSSEDSEDEVPSIPASLPIIKNNGQVYTYPDGKAGMATCEMCGMVGVRDAFYSKTKRFCSVSCSRSYSSNSKKASILARLQGKPPTKKAKVLQKQPLMAKLAAYAQYQANQQNQAKSKSVVPVEGFDWGQYICSNNLVGAPVSCFKHVPMGMCWGDIAEGVRVEVLNSDTNLSTKVYWVAGIVKLAGFKALLRYEGFDNDSSKDFWRNLCIPEIHPVGWCASSGKPLVPPKSIHHKYSNWKAFLVKRLTGAKTLPPDFATKVQENMQYPFKKLMRVEVVDKTHLCRTRVALVEQVFGGRLRLVYEESQDGTDDFWCHMYSPLIHSIGWSRSIITHLQKVEVTKKMEGQMDAPSQLFLKVKDVDQSGDWFKDGMKLEAIDPLNLSAICVATVRKVLADGYLMIGIDGSEAADGSDWFCYHSASPSIFPVGFCEINSIELTPPRGYTKLPFKWFDYLREMGSIAAPVKLFNKEVPNHGFRVGMKLEAVDLMEPRLVCVATVTRIVHRLLRIHFDGWEDEYDQWVDCESADLYPVGWCQLTGYQLQPPATQTTREAPLNVSKQKKKTAQYKGQKKKVSLQLKEETPEMDEFTFSQGISDQESNGSGSYYIRQEP; this is translated from the exons ATGGAAAACCCAAGGGATATG GCTGAGCACACTCCCCGCTCAGAGCGGAAGAGGAGAGATTCGTTTGGGATGTTTGACGGGTATGACAGCTGCAGTGAAGACAGCAGTAGCAGCTCCAGCTCAGAGGACAGTGAGGATGAAGTCCCTAGCATCCCCGCCAGCCTGCCAATCATCAAAAACAACGGCCAAGTGTACACCTATCCTGATGGAAAAGCAGGAATGG CAACCTGTGAGATGTGTGGTATGGTTGGTGTACGAGATGCTTTCTACTCTAAAACAAAGAGATTCTGCAGTGTATCCTGCTCTAGAAGCTATTCCTCCAATTCTAAAAAGGCCAGTATACTGGCAAGACTTCAG GGTAAACCACCTACGAAAAAGGCAAAAGTCTTACAGAAACAGCCATTAATGGCAAAGTTGGCAGCTTATGCACAGTATCAAGCAAATCAGCAGAACCAAGCTAAATCAAAATCAG TGGTACCTGTTGAAGGCTTTGACTGGGGCCAGTACATTTGTAGCAATAATCTTGTTGGGGCACCAGTCAGCTGTTTCAAACAT GTGCCCATGGGTATGTGCTGGGGTGACATAGCAGAGGGGGTGAGGGTGGAGGTCCTCAATTCTGACACAAACCTCTCCACAAAAGTTTACTGGGTAGCAGGGATTGTCAAACTGGCAG GTTTTAAAGCTCTTCTGCGCTATGAGGGTTTTGATAACGACTCAAGCAAAGACTTCTGGCGTAATCTGTGTATCCCAGAAATCCACCCTGTTGGATGGTGTGCTTCTAGTGGAAAGCCACTGGTGCCTCCGAAAT ccATCCACCATAAGTATTCTAACTGGAAAGCATTTCTTGTGAAACGACTCACTGGAGCCAAAACACTTCCACCAGATTTCGCCACAAAG GTTCAGGAAAACATGCAGTACCCGTTTAAGAAACTGATGCGTGTGGAAGTTGTGGATAAGACCCACCTGTGTCGAACCCGCGTGGCCCTGGTGGAGCAGGTGTTCGGCGGGCGTTTGCGCCTGGTGTATGAGGAGAGCCAGGACGGCACCGATGACTTCTGGTGTCACATGTACAGCCCTCTCATCCACTCCATTGGCTGGTCACGTAGCATCATTACACACCTTCAAAAA GTAGAGGTGACAAAGAAAATGGAGGGTCAGATGGATGCTCCGTCACAGTTGTTTCTTAAG GTTAAGGATGTGGATCAGAGTGGAGATTGGTTTAAAGATGGAATGAAGTTAGAGGCAATAGACCCTCTAAATCTCTCTGCTATATGTGTTGCTACTGTAAGAAAG GTGTTGGCAGACGGGTACCTAATGATCGGGATTGATGGTTCTGAGGCTGCTGATGGGTCAGACTGGTTCTGCTACCACTCAGCCTCTCCCTCCATCTTCCCAGTCGGCTTCTGTGAAATCAACAGCATTGAGCTCACACCCCCAAGAG GGTACACCAAACTCCCTTTCAAATGGTTTGACTACCTCAGAGAAATGGGTTCAATTGCAGCCCCTGTGAAGCTCTTTAACAAA GAAGTACCGAATCACGGCTTCCGTGTAGGTATGAAGCTGGAGGCAGTGGACCTGATGGAGCCACGTCTGGTGTGTGTTGCCACAGTGACCAGGATCGTCCACAGACTCCTGCGCATTCATTTTGATGGCTGGGAGGATGAGTATGATCAGTGGGTGGACTGTGAGTCTGCAGATCTGTACCCCGTAGGCTGGTGCCAACTGACTGGCTATCAGCTGCAGCCGCCTGCCACACAGA CCACAAGAGAAGCACCACTAAATGTCTCCAAACAGAAAAAGAAGACTGCACAGTATAAAGGACAAAAGAAAA AGGTCTCGCTGCAGTTGAAAGAAGAGACTCCTGAGATGGACGAGTTCACCTTCTCGCAGGGCATCTCAGACCAGGAAAGCAACGGCTCAGGCAGTTACTACATCAGACAGGAGCCCTGA